The Amycolatopsis sp. DG1A-15b genome contains the following window.
CCGGACTGCTCCCGGCGATGGTGGACTCGGTCCGGCTCACGGTGGGGTACGCCGCGAAGTCGACCGAGACGGTGATCCGGCTGGGATTGCGCCTGATCGCCACCGGCATCGTTTGCTCGATGCTGTACCACGTGCAGAAAGCCGTGTTCTTCGCGGCGCAGCGCCTCGACCTGCACTACCCCCGGTCCATCGGCGGCCCGATGGACCGGTACCTCCCGCCCCTGTCGGTCCTGCTCCTGATCGTCGGGATCGTGCTGCCCACCTGGCGCACCCCGGTCGTCGTCAGCAACTACCTGACGCACCTGCGATTGCGCCCGCTCTGGCTCGCGTTCTACGCGGTCGTCCCGCGCATCGCGTTCGACCCGCCGAGATCCCGGCTGCGGGAAGTGGTCGACGTCCGTGACATCGGCCTGAAGCTCTACCGCCGCGTGGTGGAGATCCGCGACGGCAGGCTCGCGTTGCGCGCGCACCTCGACCCCGAGATCGCGGCGGCGGCCGGGGAATCGGGGCGCGCGGCGGGATTGGCCGGTCCGAAGCTGGACGCGCACGTGGAAGCGGTCACGCTGGCCGCGGCCATCCGCGCGGTGGCGGACGGAGCGGAGCCGCCCGGCGACGGCGCGGCGCTGGCTGTGCCGGGTGGCCGTGACTTGGACAGCGACATCGCGTTCCTGAAGGCGGTCGCCGCCGCCTACCGCCGGCTCGATCC
Protein-coding sequences here:
- a CDS encoding MAB_1171c family putative transporter, with the translated sequence MASPTEWLRLNGPALLACLAVVVRIARSRHRRRSGSEVTIWLVSVCIAFSLVLQTSVVYFAVGRFTGIPNLARLANHGCILVAAVAGQDFLLQINRPEQARRRLVPYTIWAATVFAAMCLLFVLSRTGVDEIHFAARYGRTPGVLEYWLVYLAGLLPAMVDSVRLTVGYAAKSTETVIRLGLRLIATGIVCSMLYHVQKAVFFAAQRLDLHYPRSIGGPMDRYLPPLSVLLLIVGIVLPTWRTPVVVSNYLTHLRLRPLWLAFYAVVPRIAFDPPRSRLREVVDVRDIGLKLYRRVVEIRDGRLALRAHLDPEIAAAAGESGRAAGLAGPKLDAHVEAVTLAAAIRAVADGAEPPGDGAALAVPGGRDLDSDIAFLKAVAAAYRRLDPRLRVPQRTAGSGHVE